The proteins below come from a single Elusimicrobiota bacterium genomic window:
- a CDS encoding RsmD family RNA methyltransferase, with translation MRIISGTAKRRQIKTPSFSTGVRPILARVKKSLFDILRPRIAGSYFLDLFAGSGAVGIEALSAGAASVTFVDSNPRCLSVIRQNLSRLQLFDRARLVRADVTRNLAVGGGPFDLIFMGPPYHEICRNRPPHGRADARPSFGERLHLTGPTLKEIGRVRILKEGGWVISQHHAKENPVQLPQWKLFRQESYGDTKLSFFSFDSSFPAVSGRESMDPRQGHSGMTA, from the coding sequence ATGAGAATTATTTCAGGCACAGCCAAGCGGCGGCAGATCAAAACGCCTTCCTTTTCGACGGGCGTGCGGCCCATTCTGGCCCGCGTGAAGAAATCACTCTTCGATATTCTTCGCCCGCGCATCGCGGGGTCCTATTTTTTGGATTTGTTTGCGGGCTCCGGCGCTGTGGGAATTGAAGCGCTTTCTGCGGGCGCCGCTTCGGTGACATTCGTCGATTCGAATCCCCGGTGCTTGAGCGTTATCCGGCAGAATCTGTCGCGCCTGCAGCTCTTTGACCGGGCGCGTCTGGTGCGGGCGGATGTGACGCGGAACCTGGCGGTGGGGGGCGGCCCGTTTGACCTGATTTTTATGGGGCCACCCTATCACGAAATATGCAGGAACCGTCCGCCACACGGCCGGGCGGACGCTCGCCCGTCGTTTGGCGAGAGGCTTCATCTCACGGGTCCGACGCTGAAGGAGATCGGTCGTGTGCGGATTCTGAAGGAGGGAGGCTGGGTGATTTCTCAGCACCATGCGAAAGAAAATCCGGTTCAGCTCCCTCAGTGGAAACTTTTTAGACAGGAATCCTATGGGGATACGAAGTTATCCTTTTTTTCTTTTGATTCGTCATTCCCTGCGGTCTCTGGCAGGGAATCCATGGATCCCCGACAGGGGCACTCGGGGATGACGGCGTGA
- the argB gene encoding acetylglutamate kinase → MGHFTNEHPLVIKYGGSLLEEQGHRSAFLKQIAALSKQRPVILVHGGGKEITRAMEKAGLQASFVNGRRYTDDATMAVVEQVLSRLNKDIVQELKRYETAPDGFSGRFEHLVEAVPVAGLGRAGEDLKVAKPVLVQILTRTPLPVFYSVAEDAQRQPLNINADDFALALAIACQADRLVFLTDSGGLLGKDGQRIDTVHPDEAQQLIDEKVITGGMIVKVQACIRALNAGVGSVDIVKGIDHFLTGSPAQGTVFLL, encoded by the coding sequence ATGGGACACTTCACTAACGAACATCCTCTTGTTATCAAGTACGGTGGCAGCCTCCTCGAGGAACAGGGCCACCGAAGTGCTTTTCTGAAGCAGATCGCAGCGCTGTCCAAGCAGCGGCCCGTTATCCTGGTGCACGGCGGCGGCAAGGAGATCACGCGGGCGATGGAGAAGGCCGGTCTTCAGGCGTCGTTCGTGAATGGCCGGCGCTATACGGATGATGCCACGATGGCGGTGGTTGAACAAGTTTTGTCCCGTTTAAATAAGGACATTGTTCAGGAACTCAAGAGGTACGAGACCGCTCCGGACGGTTTCTCCGGACGGTTTGAGCATCTGGTTGAGGCGGTGCCGGTGGCGGGGTTGGGGCGCGCGGGCGAGGATTTAAAAGTGGCCAAGCCGGTTCTCGTCCAGATATTAACCCGCACGCCGTTGCCGGTCTTTTACTCGGTGGCGGAAGACGCACAGCGCCAGCCGCTCAATATCAATGCCGATGATTTTGCCTTGGCGCTGGCCATCGCCTGCCAGGCGGACCGACTGGTGTTTCTGACCGATTCCGGCGGGCTTCTCGGAAAGGACGGCCAGCGCATCGACACCGTTCATCCGGATGAGGCGCAGCAGCTGATCGATGAGAAGGTCATTACCGGCGGCATGATCGTCAAAGTTCAGGCCTGCATCCGGGCGTTGAACGCCGGAGTGGGTTCCGTCGATATCGTCAAAGGCATTGATCATTTTCTGACGGGCAGTCCGGCACAAGGCACGGTCTTCTTACTATAA
- a CDS encoding aspartate aminotransferase family protein, producing MDIQKLTDRYLFHTYKRNPLVIRRASGSWVWDDKGKKYLDFFSGLAVSGIGHAMPPVVQAIRKQAGTLIHCSNLFYSGPAARLAQTLCQRSFAKKVFLCNSGAEANEAAIKLARKFGYQTGGRFEIIVFENAFHGRTLGTLAATPQPKFQQGFGPLPPGFPVAEFNRIDSVQSLLSSKTVAILVEPVQGEGGIRPANPEFLKALRVLADQRNLLLIFDEVQVGLGRTGDLFAYQTFGVKPDILTLAKGLGGGMPIGAMLAHSRLASVFGPGDHGTTFGGNPVCSAAAFAVLKMITPRMLKNVKQQTARLSSELQSLIAGKPYVKELRGMGLMIGIELTVPGAPFVEAARQQGLLINCTQNNVLRFLPPLALSDSERRFALKVLKRVFDAGPRAG from the coding sequence ATGGATATTCAAAAGCTGACTGATCGGTATCTTTTTCATACCTACAAACGGAACCCGCTGGTGATCCGGCGGGCCAGCGGCAGTTGGGTGTGGGACGATAAGGGGAAAAAGTACCTCGACTTTTTCTCCGGTCTGGCGGTTTCCGGTATCGGCCATGCGATGCCGCCGGTGGTCCAGGCCATTCGGAAACAGGCCGGGACGCTGATTCATTGTTCCAATCTTTTTTATTCGGGTCCTGCGGCTCGGCTGGCGCAGACATTGTGTCAACGCTCCTTTGCGAAGAAGGTTTTTCTCTGTAATTCCGGGGCCGAAGCCAATGAAGCCGCGATCAAGCTGGCGCGCAAGTTCGGCTATCAGACAGGGGGCCGGTTCGAAATCATTGTTTTCGAAAATGCGTTTCATGGGAGAACCCTCGGGACGCTGGCCGCGACGCCTCAACCAAAATTTCAGCAGGGATTCGGTCCTCTGCCGCCGGGGTTTCCTGTGGCCGAGTTCAACCGGATTGATTCGGTCCAAAGCCTCCTGTCGTCCAAAACCGTGGCTATTCTGGTGGAGCCGGTCCAGGGCGAAGGTGGCATCCGGCCGGCCAACCCGGAGTTCTTGAAAGCGCTTCGGGTTTTGGCGGATCAGCGCAACCTTTTGTTGATTTTCGACGAGGTCCAGGTGGGTCTGGGCCGGACCGGCGATCTTTTCGCCTATCAAACCTTCGGGGTGAAGCCCGATATCCTCACGCTGGCCAAGGGGTTGGGCGGTGGCATGCCGATCGGGGCGATGTTGGCCCATTCACGGTTAGCGTCTGTGTTTGGCCCGGGAGATCATGGAACGACGTTTGGCGGAAACCCGGTCTGCTCCGCCGCGGCATTTGCCGTATTAAAGATGATCACTCCCCGGATGCTCAAAAACGTCAAGCAGCAGACCGCGAGGCTTTCCTCTGAGTTGCAGTCTTTGATCGCCGGCAAGCCCTACGTGAAGGAACTGCGGGGCATGGGCCTCATGATCGGGATTGAGCTCACCGTTCCGGGTGCTCCTTTCGTCGAAGCCGCCCGGCAGCAAGGCCTGCTGATCAACTGCACGCAGAACAACGTGCTCCGCTTCCTGCCGCCCCTGGCGCTCTCCGATTCGGAACGCCGCTTCGCTCTGAAGGTCCTCAAGCGCGTCTTCGACGCCGGCCCCCGCGCTGGTTGA
- a CDS encoding argininosuccinate synthase — translation MKKVVVAYSGGLDTSVILRWVKERYHCEVIACAVDVGQASETKGLKERALSTGASKAYLIDARKEFVEEYLWPTLQAEAIYEGKYLLGTSIARPVIAKKVVEIAQKEGAEAVCHGATGKGNDQVRFELTFKALMPEVKVIAPWREWEMKSREDEINYALRHKIPVPVTKSKPYSSDRNLWHMSFEGGILENPDNPPRKDMFVLTRDPEEAPNKPEWVTIDFEKGIPRRVNGRTLGPVKLVEMLNTLGGKHGIGRVDMVENRLVGMKSRGVYEAPGATLLYAAHRELEALVLDRDTLHAKLVLAPKMGEMIYNGLWFTPLREAISAFVASTQKRMTGSVRLKLYKGGLTVEGRTSPNSLYSEDLATFGADTIYNQRDAEGFINLYGLPIKVQALLQGRKK, via the coding sequence ATCAAAAAAGTTGTGGTCGCTTATTCCGGCGGGCTCGATACCTCCGTTATTTTACGCTGGGTCAAGGAGCGCTATCACTGCGAGGTCATCGCCTGCGCGGTGGATGTGGGCCAGGCTTCCGAAACCAAGGGGCTGAAGGAACGCGCCCTCTCGACAGGGGCGTCCAAAGCCTATCTCATCGACGCCCGGAAAGAATTCGTCGAAGAGTATCTCTGGCCGACGCTACAGGCCGAGGCTATCTACGAGGGGAAATACCTCCTCGGGACGTCAATCGCTAGGCCGGTGATTGCCAAAAAAGTCGTCGAGATTGCCCAAAAAGAAGGCGCCGAGGCGGTTTGTCACGGAGCGACCGGCAAAGGGAACGATCAAGTCCGGTTTGAGCTCACCTTCAAGGCGTTGATGCCGGAGGTGAAAGTGATCGCTCCCTGGCGGGAGTGGGAAATGAAGTCGCGCGAGGACGAGATCAATTATGCGCTCCGGCACAAAATCCCTGTTCCGGTGACCAAGTCCAAGCCCTATTCGTCGGACCGCAACCTCTGGCACATGAGCTTTGAGGGAGGCATTTTGGAAAACCCGGATAACCCGCCCCGCAAAGACATGTTTGTTCTCACACGGGACCCTGAAGAGGCCCCGAACAAACCGGAGTGGGTCACGATTGATTTTGAGAAAGGTATTCCCAGACGCGTGAACGGCCGTACGCTCGGTCCTGTCAAGCTGGTAGAGATGTTAAATACCCTGGGTGGAAAACACGGCATCGGGCGTGTCGATATGGTGGAAAACCGCCTCGTTGGCATGAAGTCCCGCGGTGTTTACGAAGCGCCTGGAGCGACCCTCCTTTACGCGGCGCACCGGGAGCTGGAAGCGTTGGTTCTGGACCGGGACACCCTGCACGCCAAGCTCGTTCTGGCGCCGAAAATGGGGGAGATGATCTATAACGGGCTCTGGTTTACGCCGCTGCGGGAAGCGATCTCGGCTTTTGTCGCTTCCACTCAGAAGCGGATGACCGGATCCGTACGCCTGAAGTTGTACAAGGGCGGACTCACCGTGGAAGGACGCACGTCGCCGAATTCTCTTTATTCGGAAGACCTGGCCACGTTTGGCGCGGACACCATCTATAACCAGCGCGACGCCGAAGGGTTTATCAACCTCTACGGATTGCCGATCAAGGTCCAGGCGTTGTTACAGGGAAGGAAAAAATGA